Proteins co-encoded in one Callospermophilus lateralis isolate mCalLat2 unplaced genomic scaffold, mCalLat2.hap1 Scaffold_1712, whole genome shotgun sequence genomic window:
- the LOC143385762 gene encoding olfactory receptor 14A16-like: protein MNRTSGLTGFLLLGFSGPCNLQLLQAGAFTAAYLAALVGNGLTITITSLDPGLHSPMYLFLRNLSLSDICLISAVVPKAVTNSVTHCHSISFLGCVSQVFLVPFSAVAELSLLTVMSMDCYAAICHPLHYEAIMRRDTCVQMVTLSWLSSGFVCAMHTVSTFSFSYCGNRQIQQFFCDILQLLVISCSHNMTAEVVLISISAILDTGCFACIVVSYVFIFSTVRQIPSTAGQAKAYSTCLPHLAVVVLLLSTAFTAYLKPLLGSSSSTDLVLSAVYIVLPPSLNPVIYSLRNKAMKAGLENLVTGKLLTKQHILLFLHG, encoded by the coding sequence ATGAACAGAACGTCAGGGCTCACGGGCTTCCTTCTCCTGGGTTTCTCTGGCCCATGCAACCTTCAGCTCCTACAAGCTGGGGCTTTCACTGCAGCCTACCTGGCTGCCCTGGTGGGGAATGgcctcaccatcaccatcacctccCTGGACCCGGGCCTCCATTCGCCCATGTACCTCTTCCTGAGAAATCTGTCCCTCTCTGATATCTGCCTCATTTCTGCTGTGGTGCCCAAAGCTGTCACCAACTCTGTCACCCACTGCCATTCCATCTCATTCCTCGGCTGTGTTTCCCAGGTCTTCCTGGTGCCTTTCTCTGCAGTTGCAGAGCTGAGTCTCCTCACAGTGATGTCCATGGACTGCTATGCCGCCATCTGCCATCCCCTGCACTATGAAGCCATCATGAGGAGGGACACCTGTGTGCAGATGGTCACTCTGTCCTGGCTCAGCAGTGGCTTTGTATGTGCCATGCACACTGTGAGCACCTTTTCCTTTTCTTACTGTGGAAACCGTCAAATTCAGCAGTTCTTCTGTGACATTCTGCAGTTGTTGGTTATTTCTTGCTCCCATAACATGACTGCAGAAGTCGTGCTCATCTCCATAAGTGCCATCCTGGACACTGGCTGCTTTGCCTGCATTGTTGTCTCCTATGTTTTCATCTTCTCCACTGTCAGGCAGATCCCATCCACAGCAGGGCAGGCCAAAGCCTACTCCACCTGCCTCCCCCACCTGGCAGTGGTAGTGCTTCTCCTCTCCACTGCCTTCACTGCTTACCTGAAGCCCCTCCTaggatcctcctcctccactgacCTGGTGCTCTCTGCAGTCTACATTGTGCTGCCCCCGTCCCTCAACCCAgtcatctacagcctgaggaacaaggCCATGAAGGCAGGATTGGAGAATCTGGTCAccggaaagctcctgacaaagcaGCACATCCTCCTGTTCCTCCATGGATAG